One window from the genome of Plasmodium reichenowi strain SY57 chromosome 8, whole genome shotgun sequence encodes:
- a CDS encoding hypothetical protein (conserved Plasmodium protein, unknown function): MKSLYQMNHIGHPFMYPKIDITKMNKTNNQNIPNKEHNPNISTNMNSTKKSYGTSLNYIKKENSSKNSIYNNYEYLDASHLEMLDLNKNIKNILPKLMKPSLDLESLCKETTSTMKKSKMHCMPSGENQNKNVKHFYEMGTPQIIGTYIQPLHHNTNSFNQNNFPKNHMFPLPPSSPFFQPPNFRTNLTQPSSTFIPLPHANKSTNIYGMPSYLIPENKPQNLTVTVVPNKDKDFIEKEAKHLKALLDSSSKGIVNSTPDYQKIQPSSLSNYNDKESDFSFGKNDNYEHAEYSEQNCNDENDTENNYNSFVNEFYDPHNSISYNNVNEFLKNSNQKNQQHDFRLESNEEVARKVHKEFTYPKGTSLNKINILNQNYKEEGEQQQENETKNNMNMQERDEERQTMKKDSSIPKRTQLAKKKEHNNNNNNIVLKKHEPSTCFKNPKTYINIRLGKPKKLYITNSSDPIDKKLSEWHNTHNSQIGWKKYRRGVYTFGKTEVILSLVHDKIIVKKINGKHIKDNLLTVEKFVSLNELYEIQQEENDNMLKKKGVKFFNF; this comes from the coding sequence ATGAAATCTCTATATCAAATGAACCACATTGGACATCCCTTTATGTACCCCAAAATTGATATTActaaaatgaataaaacaaataatcAGAACATCCCAAATAAGGAACATAATCCAAACATTTCTACTAATATGAATAGTACTAAAAAATCATATGGAACTAGTTTAAATTATatcaaaaaagaaaattcATCTAAGAACtcaatatataataattatgaatatttagATGCTAGCCATTTGGAAATGTTAGACTTGAATAAAAACATTAAGAATATTTTGCCAAAACTAATGAAACCATCCTTAGATTTAGAAAGTTTATGTAAAGAAACGACCTCTACTATgaaaaaaagtaaaatgCATTGTATGCCAAGTGGAGAAAAccaaaataaaaatgtaaaacACTTTTATGAAATGGGAACACCTCAAATTATAGGTACATATATTCAGCCGTTACATCATAATACAAATAGTTTTAACCAAAACAATTTTCCAAAAAATCATATGTTTCCTTTACCACCTTCTTCGCCTTTTTTTCAACCTCCTAATTTCCGTACAAATTTAACACAACCAAGTAGCACATTTATTCCCTTACCACATGCAAATAAAAGTACTAACATATATGGTATGCCATCTTATCTTATTCCAGAAAATAAACCTCAAAACTTGACCGTTACTGTTGTCCCtaataaagataaagatTTTATAGAAAAGGAAGCAAAACATTTAAAGGCCTTATTAGATAGTTCATCTAAAGGTATTGTAAATTCTACACCAGATTATCAAAAAATACAACCTTCTAGTTTATCAAACTACAATGACAAGGAAAGTGACTTTAGTTTTggaaaaaatgataattatgaaCATGCTGAATATTCTGAACAAAACTGTAATGACGAAAATGATACagaaaataattacaaCTCTTTTGTTAATGAATTTTATGATCCACATAATAGCATctcatataataatgtgaatgaatttttaaagaattCGAATCAGAAAAATCAACAACATGATTTTCGTTTAGAATCCAATGAAGAAGTAGCTCGAAAAGTACATAAAGAATTCACTTATCCAAAGGGAACTAGCTTAAACAagattaatatattaaatcaGAACTATAAAGAAGAAGGAGAGCAACAACAAGAAAATGAAAccaaaaataatatgaacatgCAAGAAAGGGATGAAGAAAGACAAACAATGAAAAAGGATTCCTCAATACCTAAAAGAACACAACTAgccaaaaaaaaagaacataataataataataataatatcgtattaaaaaaacatGAACCATCAACTTGTTTTAAAAATCCTAAAACATACATTAATATACGATTAGGTAAACCCAAAAAGTTGTATATTACTAATAGTTCAGATCCTattgataaaaaattaagtGAGTGGCATAATACACATAATAGTCAGATAGGATGGAAAAAATACAGAAGAGGTGTTTACACTTTTGGAAAAACCGAAGTTATTTTAAGTTTGGTTCACGATAAAATTATagttaaaaaaattaatggAAAACATATTAAGGATAATCTATTAACTGTTGAGAAATTTGTTTCATTAAATGAGTTATATGAAATTCAACAggaagaaaatgataatatgttaaaaaaaaagggagttaaattctttaatttttaa